In the genome of Phycisphaerales bacterium, one region contains:
- the mntR gene encoding manganese-binding transcriptional regulator MntR, with amino-acid sequence MAAAKKQAARFSRTRQDHAGEIAEDYVELVSQLIREEGEARTVDIARRLGVSHVTVTKTIARLRKEGLVRSEPYRAIFLTAEGQTLAKRAAARHELLVRFLRDLGVNPTDAEADAEGMEHHVSEATIRAIQQYVDARGRSCDARK; translated from the coding sequence GTGGCCGCGGCGAAAAAACAGGCCGCGAGGTTCTCACGCACCCGGCAGGATCATGCCGGTGAGATCGCCGAGGACTATGTTGAGCTGGTATCACAGCTCATACGGGAGGAAGGCGAAGCGCGCACGGTTGATATCGCCCGACGGCTGGGTGTATCACACGTGACGGTGACAAAGACGATTGCCCGCCTGCGCAAAGAGGGATTGGTGCGATCTGAGCCGTACCGCGCAATTTTTCTGACCGCTGAGGGACAGACGCTCGCGAAACGGGCTGCGGCACGACACGAATTGCTGGTCCGGTTCCTGCGAGATCTGGGCGTCAATCCCACGGACGCCGAAGCCGATGCCGAAGGGATGGAGCACCACGTCAGCGAGGCGACTATCCGTGCAATCCAGCAATACGTAGACGCGCGTGGCCGATCGTGCGACGCTCGGAAGTAA